The following proteins come from a genomic window of Sardina pilchardus chromosome 1, fSarPil1.1, whole genome shotgun sequence:
- the cusr gene encoding uncharacterized protein cusr gives MRFSLLLLLLAVLGSGHCVQYSAYFNMAGVMGSVQFNSTSGEAMVNLTGTCNTLNFSLSVFPVMYGTFRQPCMEAYIGASVFEFSVDSADSTVNVSSLFTQMSSLDALSLTVTTCDGKSCAVVGREEPVRTWRARFFTPVAGDVYFRQIAGEEGATVLADLYYVQQSAANLASVNVLTSASSAADCEALLNSNADLDSSTLLGPLSVGSPVALVKSRRYAASFDSSAVRYVLLHMAATNSSACAPLRRLEEKVVRSRVDMRGIKGVFVFRQASPFHTTAITVNLTNLRRLVGPYHVHNYPLPETRSPPQSRCANDDIGGHWNPFGVNVSSPAYPTGPGSTHDLYEVGDLSSKHGFLAGMMEFERSFTDWHLPLFGRNSIVGRSMVLHELDGARYACSSIGYPGAVTVGRAIFQYPVVGTALLTQLTSDPDSDVSVFLDLSYGANSTAGTTGHNWHVHMYPISSERDDDGRRCGTTGGHWNPFAVNATGATYATYCRPGSPFACEIGDFSSKLETLDLGSVPGVLSTKSFFTDSTFLLSESVGRSIVIHAADGGGPRIACANLTRLSFPAAATGTWLGGGVSTGSVRFSRDSPQGLTSVAVSLGNLGGIVGGYHVHILPVLSGREPCANDNIMGHFNPFNINTSADPAPGVGTTDQYEVGDLGGKFGTLRELTELQAHFMDSNMPVSGQNSVVGRSVVLHHLNGSRLQCSDISAETTNGAEWVTASASFSGTVSGTVTLSQQSFPDGSYSDTMLEVNLQINSTNNTQAYWFLTENRVGANSTDCSGAGGTYNPFNVTESSSTCMADSPLNCEVGDLSGRHGVVDLTKRQLFIDSTLQLAGDFTVIHRSLVLRQGSDVIACAAILPQSPSAQQFFPVASTSFSRFDFRDRVSKVLNVSISRITLLAGDLSAARTDGCQQVAFMVSGNVSSSALSSVRSSALMGPFLESGTSCDRDGTATTAPPATTQSSSAHGLWAGERALAITLTAAMFLQL, from the exons GCTCAGGGCACTGCGTTCAGTACAGCGCCTATTTCAACATGGCCGGCGTCATGGGCTCAGTGCAGTTCAACTCGACATCAGGGGAAGCGATGGTCAACCTCACCGGCACGTGTAACACTCTCAacttctccctgtctgtgttcCCCGTCATGTATGGCACCTTTCGGCAGCCTTGCATGGAGGCTTACATCGGCGCCAGCGTCTTCGAGTTCTCCGTCGACTCAGCCGACTCGACGGTCAACGTGTCGAGCCTGTTCACCCAGATGTCGAGCCTCGACGCCCTGTCCCTGACGGTGACGACGTGCGACGGAAAGTCCTGCGCCGTCGTCGGGCGAGAGGAACCGGTGAGAACCTGGCGGGCTCGGTTCTTCACCCCCGTGGCCGGCGACGTCTACTTTCGGCAAATCGCGGGAGAGGAAGGAGCCACGGTCCTCGCGGACTTGTACTACGTCCAACAAAGCGCGGCCAACCTCGCTAGCGTCAACGTGCTAACGTCGGCTAGCTCCGCGGCGGACTGCGAGGCACTCCTCAACAGCAATGCCGACCTTGACAGTTCGACCCTGCTCGGACCGTTGAGCGTCGGCTCTCCCGTCGCCCTCGTCAAGTCCCGGCGTTACGCGGCGAGTTTCGACAGCAGCGCGGTGCGCTACGTTCTCCTGCACATGGCCGCCACCAACAGCTCGGCGTGCGCTCCGCTCCGCCGCCTGGAGGAGAAGGTGGTCCGGTCGCGCGTCGACATGAGAGGCATCAAGGGCGTCTTCGTGTTCAGACAGGCGTCTCCGTTCCACACCACCGCCATCACGGTGAACCTGACCAACCTGCGACGCCTGGTGGGACCGTACCACGTTCACAACTACCCCCTCCCGGAGACGAGGTCCCCCCCGCAGAGCCGATGCGCCAACGACGACATCGGCGGTCACTGGAACCCTTTTGGCGTCAACGTCTCGAGCCCCGCGTACCCCACGGGACCCGGTTCCACCCACGACCTCTACGAAGTGGGAGATCTCAGCAGCAAGCACGGTTTCCTGGCAGGCATGATGGAATTCGAGCGTTCCTTTACGGATTGGCATCTTCCGCTCTTTGGGCGGAACAGCATCGTGGGCCGGTCCATGGTCCTTCACGAGCTCGACGGGGCCAGGTACGCGTGCAGCAGCATCGGCTACCCTGGCGCCGTGACGGTGGGCAGGGCGATCTTCCAGTACCCGGTGGTGGGCACCGCCCTGCTCACCCAGCTCACCAGCGACCCCGACTCGGACGTGTCCGTGTTCCTGGACCTCTCCTACGGGGCGAACTCGACCGCGGGCACCACGGGCCACAACTGGCACGTCCACATGTACCCCATCAGCTCGGAGAGGGACGACGACGGCAGGCGATGTGGCACCACCGGCGGCCACTGGAACCCCTTCGCCGTGAACGCGACCGGCGCCACTTACGCGACATACTGCAGACCGGGGAGCCCGTTCGCCTGCGAGATCGGGGACTTCTCGTCCAAGCTCGAGACTCTGGACCTCGGGTCCGTGCCGGGCGTACTGTCCACGAAGAGCTTTTTCACCGACTCCACTTTCTTGCTGTCCGAGTCCGTCGGCAGGTCGATCGTCATCCACGCGGCGGACGGCGGCGGCCCCAGGATCGCCTGCGCCAACCTGACCCGACTGAGCTtccccgccgccgccaccggcaCCTGGCTCGGGGGCGGCGTCTCGACCGGCAGCGTCCGCTTCTCCCGGGACTCCCCGCAGGGACTGACCAGCGTCGCCGTCTCCCTGGGCAACCTCGGGGGCATCGTCGGGGGATACCACGTCCACATCCTGCCCGTCCTGAGCGGACGGGAGCCCTGCGCCAACGACAACATCATGGGTCACTTCAACCCGTTCAACATCAACACGTCGGCCGACCCGGCGCCGGGCGTGGGCACCACCGACCAGTACGAGGTCGGGGACCTGGGCGGGAAGTTTGGAACGCTGAGGGAGCTGACGGAGCTGCAGGCCCACTTCATGGACAGCAACATGCCAGTGTCTGGACAGAACAGCGTCGTCGGCCGGTCTGTGGTTCTCCACCACCTCAACGGATCAAG GTTGCAGTGCTCGGACATCTCCGCGGAGACGACCAACGGGGCCGAGTGGGTGACGGCGAGCGCCAGCTTCAGTGGCACCGTGTCCGGAACTGTCACTCTG TCACAACAGAGCTTTCCTGATGGCAGCTACAGTGACACCATGCTGGAAGTAAACCTGCAGATAAACTCCACAAAT AACACGCAAGCCTACTGGTTTCTGACTGAGAATCGAGTCGGTGCCAACAGCACGGACTGCAGTGGTGCAGGAGGCACGTACAACCCCTTCAATGTGACCGAGTCG AGCTCCACCTGTATGGCGGACAGTCCCCTCAACTGTGAGGTGGGAGATCTGAGTGGCAGGCATGGCGTCGTCGACCTGACCAAGAGACAGCTGTTCATTGACAGTACGCTGCAGTTGGCTGGGGATTTCACAG TCATCCACAGGTCACTGGTCCTCCGTCAGGGAAGCGATGTCATCGCCTGTGCCGCGATCCTCCCGCAGTCGCCGTCTGCTCAGCAGTTCTTCCCCGTCGCGTCGACGTCTTTCAGCAG gtTCGACTTCCGTGACCGAGTGTCGAAAGTCCTCAACGTGAGCATCTCGAGGATCACCCTCCTAGCCGGGGATCTCTCCGCGGCCCGCACCGACGGCTGTCAGCAGGTCGCCTTCATGGTGTCAG GCAATGTGAGTTCCAGCGCACTGAGCTCAGTCAGATCAAGTGCACTGATGGGCCCGTTCCTGGAGTCCGGCACCAGCTGCGACCGAG ACGGCACTGCCACCACAGCTCCTCCAGCCACAACTCAGAGTTCCAGTGCTCACGGCCTGTGGGCTGGGGAGAGGGCCCTGGCCATCACACTAACTGCCGCCATGTTCCTTCAGCTGTGA